From one Coffea eugenioides isolate CCC68of chromosome 11, Ceug_1.0, whole genome shotgun sequence genomic stretch:
- the LOC113751223 gene encoding serine/threonine-protein kinase BRI1-like 2 — translation MEMTISIRLALPLAAILVLVSVLAADQGGFSSMKTDAEALLLFKKMIQKDPSGALSGWQLSKDPCKWNGVTCNLERVTQLDLAQSGLVGQITLAPFASLDMLISLNLSANSLAINSTSLVQLPYGLKQLELSFSKLVGQVPENFFSKHPNLEYVNFAFNNITGSLPENSLLYIDKLQYLDLSYNNLTGSIANIKIETCNSLWHLDLSGNQIQDSLPVSLSNCTALQELSLASNFFSGEIPRSFGELKSLQRLDISQNHLSGWIPPELGNSCASLFELKLSNNNITGSIPTTFGSCSSLQSFDLSNNNLTGPFPDSILQNLGSLETLLLSSNKISGPFPASISNCKKLRVVDFSSNMLSGIIPPDICPGAGALEELKAPDNSLSGGIPPQLSKCSQLKTIDFSINYLNGSIPAELGNLENLEQLIAWYNSLDGNIPAELGKCKKLKDLILNNNYLSGKIPTELFNCGNLEWISLTSNVLTGEIPREFGLLTRLAVLQFANNSLSGQIPMELANCSSLVWLDLNSNRLSGEIPPRLGRQLGAKALSGILSGNTMVFVRNVGNSCRGVGGLLEFAGIRPERLLQVPSLRSCDFTRMYSGPVLSMFTQYQTLEYLDISYNELQGKIPDEFGDMMALQVLVISHNQLSGEIPQTLGQLKNLGVFDASHNRLQGHIPDALENLSFLVQIDLSNNELTGQIPQRGQLSTLPASQYANNPGLCGVPLPVCQYQQPATNSAGDGQKEGRRTSAASWANSIVMGVLISIASICILIVWAIAMRARQREADGLKMLSSLQATHAATTWKIDKEKEPLSINVATFQRQLRKLKFSQLIEATNGFSAASLIGSGGFGEVFKATMKDGSNVAIKKLIRLSCQGDREFMAEMETLGKIKHKNLVPLLGYCKVGEERLLVYEFMEYGSLEEMLHGRARARDRRILTWEERKKVARGAAKGLCFLHHNCIPHIIHRDMKSSNVLLDHEMESRVSDFGMARLISALDTHLSVSTLAGTPGYVPPEYYQSFRCTAKGDVYSFGVVLLELLTGKRPTDKEDFGDTNLVGWVKMKVREGKGMEVIDPELLSVTQGTDEAEAEEVKEMVRYLEITLQCVDDFPSKRPNMLQAVAMLRELMPGSANTSNSS, via the coding sequence ATGGAGATGACCATCTCAATACGGCTTGCTCTTCCTCTTGCTGCAATACTGGTGTTAGTTTCAGTTTTAGCAGCAGATCAAGGAGGATTTTCATCGATGAAAACAGATGCGGAGGCTCTTTTATTGTTCAAGAAGATGATCCAGAAGGACCCTAGTGGAGCTTTATCAGGTTGGCAGCTTAGTAAAGATCCATGCAAATGGAATGGGGTTACTTGCAATCTTGAAAGAGTAACTCAACTAGATCTTGCCCAATCTGGTCTTGTTGGCCAAATCACTCTGGCTCCTTTTGCTTCTCTGGATATGCTGATATCCCTCAATCTGTCTGCAAATTCTCTTGCTATAAATTCGACATCTTTGGTGCAGCTTCCATATGGATTGAAGCAACTTGAATTATCATTTTCTAAACTTGTAGGTCAAGTTCCCGAAAATTTTTTCTCTAAGCATCCCAATCTCGAGTATGTGAATTTTGCTTTCAACAATATAACTGGTTCTTTACCCGAGAATTCCTTGTTATACATCGATAAATTGCAATATCTTGATCTTTCCTATAATAACCTCACAGGCTCTATtgcaaatatcaaaattgaaaccTGCAATTCATTGTGGCATCTTGACTTGTCCGGGAACCAAATACAGGATTCCCTTCCCGTTTCCTTGTCCAATTGCACAGCTCTTCAAGAGTTGAGTTTAGCAAGCAATTTTTTCAGTGGTGAAATCCCACGATCTTTTGGTGAACTCAAAAGCTTGCAAAGATTAGATATCTCACAGAATCATCTGTCTGGTTGGATACCTCCTGAATTGGGAAATTCATGTGCCTCCCTCTTTGAGCTTAAGCTGTCTAATAACAACATTACAGGATCAATCCCTACTACTTTTGGATCATGCTCTTCGCTCCAATCATTTGATTTATCCAACAACAACCTGACAGGTCCCTTTCCTGATTCCATCCTCCAGAACTTAGGATCTTTGGAGACATTGTTACTGAGCAGTAACAAGATCTCTGGACCCTTTCctgcttccatttccaactGCAAGAAATTACGAGTGGTCGACTTCAGCTCCAACATGCTTTCAGGAATCATTCCACCTGATATATGTCCTGGAGCTGGGGCACTTGAAGAGCTGAAAGCACCAGACAATTCACTCAGTGGAGGAATTCCACCTCAGTTATCCAAATGCTCACAGCTGAAGACAATAGACTTCAGTATAAATTACCTCAATGGTTCAATACCAGCAGAACTAGGAAATCTTGAGAATCTAGAGCAGCTCATTGCGTGGTACAATAGCTTGGACGGCAATATACCAGCAGAATTGGGAAAGTGCAAGAAACTCAAGGATCTTATTCTGAATAATAACTATTTGAGTGGCAAAATCCCTACGGAATTGTTCAATTGTGGTAATCTTGAATGGATATCCCTCACAAGCAATGTACTTACCGGTGAGATACCACGAGAATTTGGCCTTTTGACTAGGTTGGCAGTTTTGCAATTTGCAAATAATAGTTTGAGTGGTCAGATCCCGATGGAGTTGGCAAACTGCAGCAGCTTGGTTTGGCTTGACTTGAACAGCAATCGCCTTAGTGGTGAGATCCCACCTCGACTTGGAAGACAGCTTGGAGCAAAAGCACTGAGTGGAATACTCTCGGGAAACACAATGGTGTTTGTCCGAAATGTTGGGAACTCCTGCAGAGGAGTTGGAGGATTACTCGAGTTTGCAGGAATCCGCCCTGAAAGGCTATTGCAGGTTCCATCCCTGAGAAGTTGTGATTTCACAAGAATGTATTCCGGTCCAGTTTTAAGCATGTTTACTCAATACCAGACTCTGGAATATCTAGATATCTCATACAATGAGCTTCAGGGGAAAATTCCAGATGAATTTGGGGACATGATGGCTTTGCAAGTCCTTGTTATATCACATAACCAGCTATCTGGTGAGATACCTCAGACACTTGGCCAGCTGAAGAATCTGGGAGTGTTTGATGCATCACATAATAGACTGCAGGGCCATATTCCAGACGCTTTGGAGAATCTTTCTTTCCTTGTGCAAATTGATCTGTCCAACAACGAGTTAACTGGGCAAATTCCACAAAGGGGACAACTAAGTACGCTTCCTGCAAGCCAGTATGCAAATAATCCTGGGCTATGTGGGGTTCCTTTGCCTGTGTGCCAATACCAGCAACCTGCAACAAATTCAGCTGGAGATGGTCAAAAGGAAGGCCGAAGAACTTCAGCTGCATCATGGGCTAACAGCATTGTAATGGGGGTGCTTATCTCCATTGCTTCTATCTGCATTTTAATTGTGTGGGCAATTGCAATGCGTGCAAGGCAGAGGGAGGCAGATGGACTGAAAATGCTTAGTAGTCTGCAAGCAACTCATGCTGCCACGACCTGGAAAATTGACAAGGAGAAAGAGcctttgagcatcaatgtagcAACCTTTCAGCGGCAGCTTAGGAAGCTCAAGTTCTCTCAATTAATTGAGGCTACCAATGGTTTTTCGGCAGCAAGCCTCATTGGCTCTGGAGGATTTGGAGAAGTTTTCAAGGCAACTATGAAAGATGGATCAAATGTTGCTATCAAGAAGCTCATACGCCTGAGCTGCCAGGGTGACCGAGAATTCATGGCTGAGATGGAGACCTTGGGCAAGATCAAGCACAAGAATCTAGTACCCCTGCTGGGATACTGCAAGGTTGGTGAAGAAAGGCTACTGGTCTATGAGTTCATGGAATATGGAAGTCTTGAAGAAATGCTGCATGGAAGAGCAAGAGCACGTGATAGGAGAATTTTAACAtgggaagaaaggaaaaaagttgCAAGAGGAGCAGCCAAAGGACTTTGCTTTCTCCACCACAATTGCATACCCCACATAATACATCGAGATATGAAGTCAAGCAACGTACTCTTGGACCATGAAATGGAGTCTAGAGTTTCTGATTTTGGAATGGCAAGGCTCATAAgcgcacttgacactcaccttAGTGTTAGCACATTAGCAGGAACACCTGGATATGTACCACCAGAGTATTATCAAAGCTTCCGGTGCACTGCAAAAGGTGATGTGTATTCATTTGGGGTTGTCCTTTTGGAACTCCTTACTGGGAAAAGGCCAACAGATAAGGAAGATTTTGGAGACACCAACTTAGTAGGTTGGGTGAAAATGAAGGTAAGAGAAGGAAAAGGAATGGAAGTAATAGATCCAGAATTACTTTCAGTGACTCAAGGAACTGATGAAGCAGAAGCCGAAGAAGTGAAAGAGATGGTGAGATATTTAGAAATTACACTGCAGTGTGTTGATGATTTCCCATCAAAAAGGCCTAATATGCTCCAGGCCGTAGCCATGTTGAGAGAGCTTATGCCCGGAAGTGCCAATACAAGCAATAGTTCCTGA